One window from the genome of Thermus sediminis encodes:
- a CDS encoding heavy-metal-associated domain-containing protein gives MNRALIGIRGEPTPEGMARILNALEALEGVQEVQAAGPAQVMVAYDPQALTVMDLIRVIREEGFLAGML, from the coding sequence ATGAACCGCGCGCTGATCGGCATCCGGGGAGAGCCTACCCCGGAGGGGATGGCCCGCATCCTGAACGCCCTAGAGGCCCTGGAGGGCGTGCAAGAGGTCCAGGCCGCGGGGCCGGCCCAGGTCATGGTGGCCTACGACCCCCAGGCCCTCACGGTCATGGACCTCATCCGCGTCATCCGGGAAGAGGGGTTCTTGGCGGGGATGCTCTGA
- the dnaG gene encoding DNA primase has product MDLVHVVEAIKRRLSLREVVSRHVALRPAGRGRWKGLCPFHQEKTPSFYVDEEKGLFHCFGCKAGGDLIAFVERMEGLDFQTALERLAEEAGVELPRRGGGERRKELYEVLKLAQAYFQEGLKAHPEAQAYLKGRGLSGESLARFGLGYAPPKGDGLLTHLARHGVSPEEGLRAGVLAEKEGRYYDRFRGRITFPIKDHLGRILAFAGRALGDEIPKYLNSPETSLFRKREVLFAFPEAKERLREGRAVVVEGLFDAIALHQMGFAETVAVLGSGLSEEQARLLKAQEVREVYLAFDADQAGQRATLQSLDLEMARGFLFYALRLPAKDPGELLLHPEGKALFQKALEEALPEVEFRFQEAIKGLDLARPEHKRKVLEALTPRMLSPEPFDPVAERLKALVAERLGLFPQELDAYLQARKRGKPPPPLAPKAEPRNRTLLLELDVIALLLSLPQESFLEWTLYVADHTWPPEGSILAEFLELARKEPRKDYLRGVLSRKEAGGIFLERLMLAPEVEAPRLPEVVEKALARLREAYYLERRAKLKERLGQNPSQDLLREIQELDQAIEAERRVYRGL; this is encoded by the coding sequence ATGGACTTAGTCCACGTAGTAGAGGCCATCAAGCGCCGCCTCTCCCTAAGGGAGGTGGTCTCCCGCCACGTGGCCCTCAGGCCCGCAGGCCGGGGGCGCTGGAAGGGCCTCTGCCCCTTCCACCAGGAGAAGACCCCCTCCTTCTACGTAGACGAGGAGAAGGGGCTCTTCCACTGCTTCGGCTGCAAGGCGGGGGGGGACCTGATCGCCTTCGTGGAGAGGATGGAGGGCCTGGACTTCCAGACCGCCCTGGAGCGCCTGGCGGAGGAGGCCGGGGTGGAGCTCCCCAGGCGGGGCGGGGGGGAGCGGCGGAAGGAGCTCTACGAGGTCCTGAAGCTGGCCCAGGCCTACTTCCAAGAGGGCCTAAAGGCCCACCCCGAGGCCCAGGCCTACCTCAAGGGCCGGGGCCTGAGCGGGGAGAGCCTGGCCCGCTTCGGCCTGGGCTACGCCCCCCCCAAGGGGGATGGCCTCCTCACCCACCTGGCCCGCCACGGGGTAAGCCCAGAGGAGGGGCTTAGGGCGGGGGTGCTGGCGGAAAAGGAGGGGCGGTACTACGACCGCTTCCGGGGCCGGATCACCTTCCCCATCAAGGACCACCTGGGCCGGATCTTGGCCTTCGCAGGGAGGGCCTTGGGGGACGAGATCCCCAAGTACCTGAACTCCCCGGAAACCTCCCTCTTCCGCAAGCGCGAGGTGCTCTTCGCCTTCCCTGAGGCCAAGGAAAGGCTCCGGGAAGGCCGGGCGGTCGTGGTGGAGGGGCTTTTTGACGCCATCGCCCTGCACCAGATGGGCTTCGCCGAGACCGTGGCCGTCCTTGGCTCGGGCCTTTCCGAGGAGCAGGCCCGGCTCCTCAAGGCCCAGGAGGTACGGGAGGTCTACCTCGCCTTTGACGCCGACCAGGCCGGGCAGAGGGCCACCCTCCAGAGCCTGGACCTGGAAATGGCCCGGGGGTTCCTCTTCTACGCCCTGCGCCTCCCTGCCAAGGACCCGGGGGAGCTCCTCCTCCACCCCGAGGGGAAGGCGCTCTTCCAAAAGGCCCTAGAGGAGGCCCTCCCCGAGGTGGAGTTCCGCTTCCAGGAGGCCATCAAGGGCCTGGACCTCGCCCGGCCCGAGCACAAGAGGAAGGTCCTCGAGGCCCTCACCCCAAGGATGCTATCCCCCGAGCCCTTTGACCCGGTGGCCGAACGCCTCAAGGCCCTGGTGGCCGAGCGCCTGGGGCTTTTTCCCCAGGAGCTAGACGCCTACCTCCAGGCCCGCAAGCGGGGCAAACCCCCACCGCCCCTAGCTCCTAAGGCGGAGCCAAGGAACCGCACCCTTCTCCTGGAGCTAGACGTGATCGCCCTCCTGCTCTCCTTGCCCCAGGAAAGCTTCCTGGAATGGACCCTCTACGTGGCCGATCACACCTGGCCCCCCGAGGGTTCCATTCTGGCAGAGTTTCTGGAGCTGGCCCGCAAAGAGCCCCGCAAGGATTACCTGCGCGGGGTCCTAAGCCGCAAGGAGGCCGGGGGCATCTTCCTGGAGAGGCTGATGCTGGCCCCCGAGGTGGAGGCCCCCCGCCTCCCCGAGGTGGTGGAGAAGGCCTTGGCCCGCTTGCGGGAGGCCTACTACTTGGAGCGCCGGGCCAAGCTGAAGGAGCGCCTGGGGCAAAACCCCAGCCAGGACCTCCTCCGGGAGATCCAGGAGCTGGACCAGGCGATAGAGGCGGAAAGGCGCGTCTACCGGGGGCTTTAA
- a CDS encoding response regulator transcription factor: MRLLLVEDEPEVRWLLWETLEEAGWAVDEAAGVGEATALLEAFPYDLLVLDLALPDGDGLEVLRLARLRGMALPVLILTARDAPEARVRGLEEGADDYLVKPFYPREVLARTRALLRRSRGLAHNWLSLGRLELDLEGRRAFWQGREVRLSAREYTLLEALALRGEGFCPREYLLEKVWNGEESVDPRTVDTYVKYLRRKLAPDAIETVRGLGYRFVG, from the coding sequence GTGAGGCTGCTTTTGGTGGAGGACGAGCCCGAGGTGCGATGGCTTTTGTGGGAAACCTTGGAAGAAGCGGGCTGGGCGGTGGACGAGGCCGCCGGGGTGGGAGAGGCCACGGCGCTTTTGGAGGCCTTTCCCTACGATCTCCTGGTGCTGGATCTGGCCCTGCCCGATGGGGATGGCCTCGAAGTGCTCCGTCTCGCCCGCCTGAGGGGGATGGCGCTACCGGTGCTCATCCTTACTGCGCGGGACGCCCCCGAGGCCCGGGTCCGGGGGCTGGAGGAGGGGGCCGACGATTACCTGGTCAAACCCTTCTACCCCCGGGAGGTGCTGGCCCGGACCCGCGCCCTTTTGCGGCGGAGCCGGGGCCTTGCCCACAACTGGCTGAGCCTAGGCCGGTTGGAGCTGGACCTAGAAGGCCGGCGGGCCTTTTGGCAAGGGCGGGAAGTGCGGCTTTCGGCCCGGGAGTACACCCTTTTAGAGGCCCTGGCCTTGCGAGGGGAGGGGTTTTGTCCGCGGGAGTACCTTCTGGAGAAGGTCTGGAACGGGGAAGAGAGCGTGGACCCTCGCACCGTGGACACCTATGTGAAGTACCTGCGCCGCAAACTGGCCCCTGATGCCATAGAGACGGTGCGCGGGCTCGGCTACCGCTTCGTGGGATGA
- a CDS encoding class I SAM-dependent methyltransferase, which translates to MGLTLAEYHRLTPLPRPGGVLYVKPGARGYRDPVYELLQRTVSPFGKRALDLNPGVGWGSLPLEGRMEVERLETSKAAFRCLERSGLRARLAPPWEAEEGGFELVVLALPAGRGSAYVEASLLAAAHALRPGGRVYLAGDKNKGFERYFKGARDLLGYGEVVAREGPYRVALLEKEKDPPPLPPLWRSFQAQILGQAYTFHHLPGVFSAGRVDKASLLLLEALSQEVPSLEGRRVLDLGAGYGALTLPLARLGGEVVGVEDDLVSVLSLRKSLEANGLSAQALHSDVDEALTREDRFDIIVTNPPFHVGGAVILDVAQAFVEAAAARLKPGGGFFLVANPFLKYEALLEKRFGNFKTLLVREYKVLFARREGG; encoded by the coding sequence GTGGGCCTTACCCTGGCCGAGTACCACCGCCTCACCCCCCTGCCCCGCCCCGGGGGGGTGCTCTACGTGAAGCCCGGGGCCCGAGGCTACCGGGACCCCGTGTACGAGCTCTTGCAGAGGACCGTGTCCCCTTTTGGGAAGCGGGCCCTAGACCTGAACCCGGGGGTGGGCTGGGGTAGCCTCCCCCTGGAGGGGAGGATGGAGGTGGAGCGCCTGGAAACCTCCAAGGCCGCTTTCCGCTGTCTAGAGCGAAGCGGCCTAAGGGCCCGCCTGGCCCCCCCCTGGGAGGCCGAGGAGGGGGGCTTTGAGCTGGTGGTCCTGGCCCTTCCCGCAGGCCGGGGCTCGGCCTACGTGGAGGCGAGCCTCCTGGCCGCCGCCCACGCCCTGAGGCCCGGGGGCCGGGTCTACCTGGCGGGGGACAAGAACAAGGGGTTTGAACGCTACTTCAAGGGGGCCAGGGACCTCCTGGGCTACGGGGAGGTGGTGGCCCGGGAAGGCCCCTACCGGGTGGCCCTCCTGGAGAAGGAGAAGGACCCTCCCCCCCTCCCCCCCCTCTGGCGGAGCTTCCAGGCGCAGATCCTAGGCCAGGCCTACACCTTCCACCACCTGCCCGGGGTCTTCTCTGCCGGGCGGGTGGACAAGGCCTCCCTCCTCCTCCTCGAGGCCCTCTCCCAGGAGGTCCCCTCCCTGGAGGGCAGGCGGGTCCTGGACCTGGGGGCCGGGTACGGGGCCCTCACCCTGCCCCTGGCCCGCCTGGGCGGGGAGGTGGTGGGAGTGGAGGACGACCTGGTCTCCGTGCTCTCCTTGAGGAAGAGCCTCGAGGCCAACGGGCTTAGCGCCCAGGCCCTCCACTCGGACGTGGACGAGGCCTTGACGCGGGAGGACCGGTTTGACATCATAGTTACGAACCCCCCCTTCCACGTGGGGGGTGCGGTCATCCTGGATGTGGCCCAGGCCTTTGTGGAAGCGGCGGCAGCCCGGCTGAAGCCGGGCGGTGGGTTTTTTCTCGTGGCCAATCCCTTTCTCAAGTACGAGGCCCTGCTGGAGAAGCGCTTCGGCAACTTCAAGACCCTCTTGGTGAGGGAGTACAAGGTCTTGTTCGCCCGAAGGGAGGGAGGATGA
- the rpoD gene encoding RNA polymerase sigma factor RpoD, producing MKKTKAKKKAQVKAYELEVKEPLEGTFPEPPAQATEPNEASEELTDHPEPDPELLAADLADLGDLTDPLDLEGPVDVELLPEAEEGLLEEEEEDLALPKVSTSDPVRQYLHEIGQVPLLTLEEEIELARKVEEGMEAIKKLSEATGLDQDLIREVARAKILGAARIQQIPGLKEKLDAKTIEEVDGKLKALPKELKRYLHLAREGEAARQHLIEANLRLVVSIAKKYTGRGLSFLDLIQEGNQGLIRAVEKFEYKRRFKFSTYATWWIRQAINRAIADQARTIRIPVHMVETINKLSRTARQLQQELGREPTYEEIAEAMGPGWDAKRVEETLKIAQEPVSLETPIGDEKDSFYGDFIPDENLPSPVEAAAQSLLSEELEKALSKLSEREAMVLKLRKGLIDGREHTLEEVGAYFGVTRERIRQIENKALRKLKYHESRTRKLRDFLD from the coding sequence ATGAAGAAGACCAAAGCCAAGAAGAAGGCCCAGGTAAAGGCCTATGAGCTGGAGGTCAAGGAACCCCTGGAGGGCACCTTCCCCGAACCCCCTGCCCAGGCGACCGAGCCCAACGAGGCTAGCGAGGAGCTGACCGACCACCCCGAGCCCGATCCCGAGCTCCTAGCGGCGGACCTGGCGGACCTAGGGGACCTGACCGACCCCCTGGACCTCGAGGGTCCTGTGGACGTGGAGCTCCTACCGGAAGCGGAGGAGGGCCTTTTGGAGGAGGAAGAGGAGGACCTCGCCCTCCCCAAGGTCTCCACCTCTGATCCCGTGCGCCAGTACCTCCACGAGATCGGCCAGGTTCCCCTCCTCACCCTGGAGGAGGAGATCGAGCTAGCCAGGAAGGTGGAGGAGGGGATGGAGGCCATCAAGAAGCTCTCCGAGGCCACGGGCCTGGACCAAGACCTCATCCGCGAGGTGGCGCGGGCCAAGATCCTGGGCGCAGCCCGCATCCAGCAGATCCCCGGCCTAAAGGAGAAACTGGACGCCAAGACCATTGAGGAGGTGGACGGGAAGCTCAAGGCCCTCCCCAAGGAGCTCAAGCGCTACCTGCACCTCGCCCGGGAAGGGGAGGCGGCCAGGCAGCACCTCATCGAGGCCAACCTGCGCCTGGTGGTCTCCATCGCCAAGAAGTACACGGGTCGGGGCCTTTCCTTCCTGGATCTCATCCAGGAAGGCAACCAAGGCCTCATCCGGGCGGTGGAGAAGTTTGAGTACAAGCGCCGCTTCAAGTTCTCCACCTACGCCACCTGGTGGATCCGCCAGGCCATCAACCGGGCCATCGCCGACCAGGCCCGCACCATCCGCATCCCGGTGCACATGGTGGAGACCATCAACAAGCTCTCCCGCACCGCCAGGCAGCTCCAGCAGGAGCTGGGCCGGGAGCCCACCTACGAGGAGATCGCCGAGGCCATGGGTCCGGGATGGGACGCCAAGCGGGTGGAGGAGACCCTGAAGATCGCCCAGGAGCCCGTATCCCTGGAAACCCCCATCGGGGACGAGAAGGATAGCTTCTACGGGGACTTCATCCCCGACGAGAACCTGCCCTCCCCTGTGGAAGCGGCGGCCCAAAGCCTCCTCTCCGAGGAGCTGGAGAAGGCGCTCTCCAAGCTCTCCGAGCGGGAGGCCATGGTGCTGAAGCTGCGGAAGGGCCTCATTGACGGCCGGGAGCACACCTTGGAGGAGGTGGGGGCCTACTTCGGCGTGACCCGGGAGAGGATCCGCCAGATTGAGAACAAGGCCCTGAGGAAGCTCAAGTACCACGAGTCCCGCACCCGCAAGCTCCGGGACTTCTTGGACTGA
- a CDS encoding sensor histidine kinase — protein MSLRVRFALYAFVVVALALGTSGLALRQALQAFLLRQVDGELRALLDAVARRLTPDEDGILRLDLDAELFSFLTPDTLVLLVGPEGIQDALGLLPPQAQLEALARGEGGDYRVQAAQGDQVRVLVARHLGGVRQVVALVDRLLPLVLLLGGGVATLLAFSLSSQALAPLARATRAALDLARERAWNRRLPLSQRPDEVGQVVEAFNQALEALEEVLNAERRFAQEAAHALRTPLTVLLGHLERGRLEEARVQAERLRELVEQLLLLARAEVDALARTLLELDTLVFTEAEALRPAFQARGLQLAVDLPEAPTYVLANEQALRAIVVALLENALRHTAKGGRVRVKVRGAVLWMYNAPSHPAPGTGLGLRLVETLVRAQGGSLQVVEEGGGFLVMLHFGAA, from the coding sequence ATGAGCCTGAGGGTCCGTTTTGCCCTGTACGCCTTCGTGGTTGTGGCCCTGGCCCTGGGGACCTCAGGATTGGCCCTGCGGCAGGCCTTGCAGGCCTTCCTGCTACGCCAGGTGGACGGGGAGTTACGCGCCCTGCTGGATGCGGTGGCCCGGCGCCTGACCCCCGACGAGGACGGGATCCTGCGCCTAGATCTGGACGCGGAACTCTTCTCCTTCTTGACACCAGACACCCTGGTGCTATTGGTGGGGCCGGAGGGAATCCAGGACGCCTTGGGGCTTCTGCCCCCACAAGCCCAGCTAGAGGCCTTAGCCCGGGGGGAGGGGGGAGACTACCGGGTGCAAGCGGCGCAGGGGGACCAGGTACGGGTGCTAGTGGCCCGCCACCTGGGGGGGGTGCGCCAGGTGGTGGCGCTGGTGGACCGCCTGCTTCCCCTGGTCCTGCTGTTGGGTGGAGGGGTGGCCACCCTGTTGGCCTTCTCCCTCTCCTCCCAGGCCCTGGCTCCCCTGGCCCGGGCAACCCGGGCTGCCTTGGACCTAGCCAGGGAACGGGCTTGGAATCGGCGCCTTCCCCTCTCCCAAAGACCCGACGAGGTAGGGCAGGTGGTGGAGGCCTTCAACCAGGCCCTCGAGGCCTTGGAAGAGGTCCTAAACGCCGAACGGCGCTTTGCGCAAGAAGCCGCTCACGCTCTCCGCACCCCCCTTACAGTGCTTTTGGGCCACCTGGAGCGGGGGAGGTTGGAGGAGGCCCGGGTCCAGGCGGAGCGCCTGCGGGAGCTGGTGGAGCAACTCCTCCTGCTGGCCAGGGCCGAGGTGGATGCCCTAGCGCGGACTCTCCTGGAACTGGACACCCTGGTCTTCACTGAGGCCGAGGCCTTGCGCCCGGCCTTCCAAGCTAGGGGTTTGCAGCTCGCGGTAGACCTCCCAGAAGCTCCCACCTATGTTCTGGCCAACGAGCAGGCCCTCCGGGCCATAGTGGTGGCCTTGCTGGAAAACGCTTTGCGGCACACCGCCAAGGGGGGAAGGGTGCGGGTCAAGGTGCGGGGGGCCGTCCTTTGGATGTACAACGCACCTAGCCATCCCGCACCCGGTACGGGCTTAGGCCTCCGCCTAGTGGAAACCTTGGTGCGGGCCCAAGGGGGGAGTTTGCAGGTGGTGGAAGAGGGGGGGGGATTCCTTGTGATGCTACACTTCGGGGCGGCGTAG
- a CDS encoding aspartate kinase, giving the protein MALLVQKYGGTSVGDLERIHKVAQRIAHYREKGHRLAVVVSAMGHTTDELIALAKRVHPRPPFRELDLLTTTGEQVSVALLSMQLWAMGILARGFVQHQIGIRTDGRYGDARILEVDPRRIQQALNEGYVAVIAGFMGTTAEGEITTLGRGGSDTTAVAIAAALGAKECEIYTDTEGVYTTDPHLIPEARKLEAIGYDQMLEMAALGARVLHPRAVYYAKRYGVVLHVRSSFSYNPGTLVKEVAMEMGKSVTGAALDLDHAQIGLIGIPDQPGIAAKVFQALAAKGIAVDMIIQGVPGHDPSRQQMAFTVKKDFAQEALEALEPVLAEIGGEAVLRPEIAKVSIVGVGLASAPEIPARMFQAVASVGANIEMIATSEVRLSVIIPAAYAEAALRAVHQAFELDRA; this is encoded by the coding sequence GTGGCCCTTTTGGTTCAAAAGTACGGCGGCACCTCCGTAGGCGACCTGGAGCGCATCCACAAGGTGGCCCAGCGCATCGCCCATTACCGGGAGAAGGGGCATAGGCTTGCGGTGGTGGTCTCCGCCATGGGGCACACCACCGACGAGCTCATCGCCCTGGCCAAGCGGGTGCACCCCAGGCCCCCTTTTAGGGAGCTAGACCTCCTCACCACCACGGGGGAGCAGGTCTCCGTGGCCCTCCTTTCCATGCAGCTTTGGGCCATGGGCATCCTCGCCCGGGGGTTTGTCCAGCACCAAATCGGCATCAGGACGGACGGGCGCTACGGGGACGCCCGGATTCTGGAGGTGGACCCACGCCGAATCCAGCAGGCCTTGAACGAGGGCTACGTGGCGGTGATCGCCGGCTTCATGGGCACCACCGCGGAAGGGGAGATCACCACCTTGGGCCGGGGGGGCTCGGACACCACCGCCGTGGCCATCGCCGCCGCCTTGGGGGCCAAGGAGTGCGAGATCTATACGGACACCGAAGGGGTCTACACCACCGACCCCCACCTGATCCCCGAGGCCAGGAAGCTAGAGGCCATCGGCTACGACCAGATGCTGGAGATGGCCGCCTTGGGGGCCAGGGTCTTGCACCCTAGGGCGGTCTACTACGCCAAGCGCTACGGGGTGGTCCTCCACGTGCGCAGTAGCTTCTCCTACAACCCCGGTACCTTGGTGAAGGAGGTGGCTATGGAGATGGGCAAATCGGTGACGGGCGCGGCCTTGGACCTGGACCATGCCCAGATCGGCCTCATCGGCATTCCCGATCAGCCGGGCATCGCCGCCAAGGTCTTCCAGGCCTTGGCAGCAAAGGGCATTGCCGTGGACATGATCATCCAGGGGGTCCCCGGCCACGACCCTTCCCGGCAGCAGATGGCCTTCACGGTGAAGAAGGACTTCGCCCAGGAGGCCCTCGAGGCCCTGGAGCCCGTTCTGGCGGAGATCGGGGGGGAGGCCGTCCTCAGGCCCGAGATCGCCAAGGTCTCCATTGTGGGCGTGGGCCTGGCCTCGGCCCCGGAGATCCCCGCCAGGATGTTCCAGGCGGTGGCCTCCGTCGGGGCGAACATTGAGATGATCGCCACCAGCGAGGTGCGCCTCTCCGTCATCATCCCCGCCGCCTACGCCGAGGCCGCCTTGAGGGCCGTGCACCAGGCCTTTGAGCTGGACAGGGCCTGA
- a CDS encoding DUF1999 family protein: MRFRPFTEEDLEHLNRVAGERPLGLGTLRFFARTGHSFLAEAEEPLGFALAQAVWQGEATTVLVTRIEGRTEEALRGLLRAVVKSAYDAGVYEVALHLDPGRRDLERALLEEGFAVGPLVLAVRVLGSRGARGERRGVLE; encoded by the coding sequence ATGCGCTTTCGCCCGTTCACAGAGGAGGACCTGGAGCACCTCAACCGGGTGGCGGGGGAAAGGCCCTTGGGCCTCGGGACCCTCCGCTTCTTCGCCCGCACCGGCCACTCCTTCCTGGCAGAGGCGGAGGAGCCTTTGGGCTTCGCCCTGGCCCAGGCGGTCTGGCAGGGGGAGGCCACTACAGTCTTGGTGACCCGGATAGAGGGGAGGACGGAAGAGGCCCTCCGGGGCCTGCTCAGGGCCGTGGTGAAGAGCGCCTACGACGCCGGGGTCTACGAGGTGGCCCTCCATCTGGACCCTGGAAGGAGGGACCTGGAAAGGGCCCTCCTGGAGGAGGGCTTCGCCGTGGGGCCTTTGGTCCTCGCCGTCAGGGTCCTGGGGAGCCGGGGGGCACGGGGGGAGAGGCGGGGGGTCTTAGAATAG
- a CDS encoding malate dehydrogenase: MKSPVRVAVTGAAGQIGYSLLFRIAAGEMLGKDQPVILQLLEIPQAMRALEGVIMELEDGAFPLLAGIEASDDPKVAFKDADYALLVGAAPRKAGMERRDLLELNGKIFTEQGRALAEVAKKEVKVLVVGNPANTNALIAYKNAPGLNPRNFTAMTRLDHNRAKAQLAKKTGVPVGRIRRLAVWGNHSSTMFPDLFHAEVDGKPALDLVDMEWYEKTFIPTVAERGAAIIQARGASSAASAANAAIEHMRDWALGTPEGDFVSMAVPSQGEYGLPEGIVYSFPTTAKDGAYRIVEGLEVGEFARRRMEITAKELLDEMAQVKALGLI, from the coding sequence ATGAAAAGCCCCGTTCGCGTGGCGGTGACCGGCGCCGCAGGCCAGATCGGCTACAGCCTCCTCTTCCGCATCGCCGCGGGGGAGATGCTGGGCAAGGACCAGCCCGTGATCCTGCAACTCCTGGAGATCCCCCAGGCCATGAGAGCCCTGGAAGGGGTCATCATGGAGCTGGAGGACGGCGCCTTCCCCCTTCTCGCCGGCATCGAGGCCTCCGATGACCCCAAGGTGGCCTTCAAGGACGCCGACTACGCCCTCCTGGTGGGGGCTGCCCCCAGGAAGGCAGGGATGGAAAGGCGGGACCTCCTGGAGCTAAACGGCAAGATCTTCACCGAGCAGGGCCGGGCCCTGGCGGAGGTGGCCAAGAAGGAGGTGAAGGTCCTGGTGGTGGGCAATCCCGCCAACACCAATGCCCTCATCGCCTACAAGAACGCCCCCGGCCTCAACCCCAGGAACTTCACCGCCATGACCCGCCTGGACCACAACCGGGCCAAGGCCCAGCTCGCCAAGAAGACCGGGGTGCCCGTGGGCCGCATCCGCCGCCTCGCCGTCTGGGGTAACCACTCCTCCACCATGTTCCCCGACCTCTTCCACGCCGAGGTGGATGGGAAACCCGCCCTGGACCTTGTGGACATGGAGTGGTACGAGAAGACCTTCATCCCCACCGTAGCGGAGCGAGGGGCGGCCATCATCCAGGCCCGGGGGGCCTCCTCCGCCGCCAGCGCCGCCAACGCCGCCATTGAGCACATGCGCGACTGGGCCCTGGGCACCCCCGAAGGGGACTTCGTCTCCATGGCCGTCCCCTCCCAGGGGGAGTACGGCCTCCCCGAGGGGATCGTCTACTCCTTCCCCACGACCGCCAAGGACGGGGCGTACCGGATCGTGGAGGGGCTGGAGGTGGGCGAGTTCGCCCGGAGGCGCATGGAGATCACCGCAAAGGAGCTCCTGGACGAGATGGCCCAGGTGAAGGCGCTGGGGCTGATTTAG